A segment of the Butyrivibrio fibrisolvens genome:
CGCACTCATTTAATACCTGAAGAAGACGAGAGAATAGATGAATCGAGAACTCTTTTTGGAATCAGGATGTTATCGGTTGATGCAAAAAGAGGATTAAGAATTAATGGAAAAAGTATAAAACTTAAAGGCGGCTGCCTTCACCATGATAATGGCCTTCTTGGTGCAGTTTCATTATACGAGGCAGAGGTTAGGAAGATACGAAAACTCAAAGAACTTGGCTATAACGCTGTAAGAACCGCTCACAATCCGCCTTCAGCTGCGCTTTTGGAAGCCTGCGCAAGGCTTGGAATGTACGTATTTGACGAGGCTTTTGATGCCTGGAATATGGCTAAGAGAAGCGGCGACTATAGCCAGTATTTTGCGACCGACTGGAATAAAGATCTTACTTCTTTTGTCAAAAGAGATCGTAACAACCCTGCCGTCATCATCTGGTCTACAGGTAATGAAATCCCTGAAAGAGGCGGTCTTGGCGGCGGATATAAGACGGCCTCTATGCTTGCAAGAGCATTCCGCAAGCTTGATACAACAAGGCCTGTAAGCAATGCCTTGTGTTCCATGTGGAGCGGCCTTGATGATGAGCTTGCAAGGTGCCAGGACCATCAGCAGAATGCATCTGCTAAGGGCGATGATATATTATGGGAAAAGGTGACTGAGCCTTTTGCCAATGGTCTTGATATTGTGGGATACAACTATCTTGAAGATCTGTACGAGAAAGATCATGACATGTTTCCTGACAGAGTCATGCTTGGTACGGAGACTTTCCCTAAGGAAATCGGATTTCGCTGGCCTTTTGTTGAGGAGCATTCGTATGTGATAGGAGACTTTACCTGGACAGCCTGGGATTACCTCGGAGAGGCCGGAATAGGCAAGACGGTATACGTCGATAATGATGATCCTCTTGTAAAAAGAGGTCCATGGGCAGTTATGCCATATGAGACATCGCCATATCCCTGGAGATGCGCTAATGATGCGGATTTCGATATAACAGGACGGCTCATGCCCCAGGGCGAATATAGAAGCATAGCATGGCACAGCGACAAAACTTTCGTTTATTCCAAGCATCCCGATACCTTTGGCAAGGTGGAGATCTGTGGCATGTGGGGATTTCCTTATGTAGAAAAAAGCTGGAATTATAAAGGCTATGAAGGCAAGAATATCGAGATAGTTGTTTTCTCCGGGGCAGATGAAGTTGAGGTATTAGTAAATGGCAAATCCATCGGCACAAAGAGAACAGATCTCGATAAGAGATTCCCTAATGCAGCATCTTTCGAGACGATTTATGAGAACGGTATTGTTGAAGCAATCAGCTATAAAGATGGCAAGGAAATTAGTAGAGATAAGATATCTACAACTAAAGCGCCGTCTGGCATTAGACTTGTTCCGGAAAAGAATGATTTGCGGGCAGATGGGCATGACCTTTCATATGTTGGAATAGAAGTTGTGGATGATGAAGGAAATGTAGTGCCTGATAGTAACGCTGTGATCACAGTAGAAGTTACAGGGCCGGCTATTCTTGCAGGGCTTGGAAGTGGCAATCCTGTTACTGAAGAAAACTATACAGATAGTATAGCTGAAAGTTATAAAGGCAGAGCTATGGCAGTTATCAGAAGTGGATATGAAGAAGGGGGAGTTGTCTTAACAGTAAGAGCAGAAATTAGAGGTTTGGAGAGAATGGAAACTTCTTTATCACTAACTGTAAAATCAAATGAGGTAGGTGTCAAAAGTTCCTTTTGACACCTTATGACTAACGGATTGTTCCGTTTCTTCGAAACTCTCACAATCCTAAAACATTCGCAAATCCGCACTACGTGCTACTTTGCTCATGTTTTGCGGGTCATAAATTCATATTCGATTTCGAGCAAGCTCGAATCGAAATGACTTTTGACCCTTACGTCATCAAATTAATTAGTCATATAGGAGGAACATCGGAGCGATTTTTTGATACAATAGTAGTTGTAAAAATGATAACCAAATATATGTAAAAGTGTCTTTGCCATGCAACTTCTTTGAGACAGCGTTTTACAAGGGGGGAATCTATGGAAACTGTCATTTCTGTAGCAGATAACTATATATATTACATTGTTGAACTCTGTACCATCATCATGGAACTCTTCGGAGTAATGATACTTGTTTTTACGGCGATCAAAAGCTTCGCCGAATGGCTCAAAAAAGATGAGAACATAAGGCTCCACCTTGCTCAGGGAATAGCACTTGCACTTGAGTTTAAGCTTGGCGGAGAGGTCCTTAGAACTGTTGTAGTAAGAGAATGGTCAGAGCTTGGAATTCTTGGCGCTATCATACTTCTTAGAGGCGTCCTTACCTTCCTTATCCATTGGGAGATCAAGAACGAGAAGAATGAGATCGCGCAGAAGGAATGAGTTATTTACTAATTGAATATAAAGAGGTGAAGATCTACTAACTAAGCTGTACAGGATTATATATGGAGGATAAAGGATATGGCTAAAACCGAAGCTAAACCTAAAAAGGTTCCCGGCAAAAAAAGTACGATCATATTTTTTGCTTTGGCAGTTTTCTGGGCTTGGGTCAACATAGCAGACCTTGGATATGACGATGATCCGGACCATGCAGGTAATCTCTACTGGACAGATGCAACTTATGTAGAAGATGCCAAGCCTCATCCGGAGAACGAAGGTAAACTCATTGCGATTTCAGGTAAGCTTGTATCGACAAGTTCTTGCTATGACGAACTTGTTGATGTGACATTTGATGCCCCAAGAGTAGATCGACATGTTGAGAAATTAGCCTATCGCTCATCCTCAAAAGAGTGGGTCTGGGAAGAAGTATATGCCGGTCAGGGAGTTGATGGCTACGAAGGCAAGATGCTTGGCGGAAGCCTTATGGTAGGTGATTTTATACTTAGTCCTGATTTTACAATTCAGTTTGGTTTTAATAATGTAGATGCAAAAAAGAGTGATTTTAGTCAGGAAGATATAGAAAGACTTGAAAGCGAAGGCTATCATTTTCAAAATGGTACTCAGTTATGGGTAAGCCAGCTTGATTCAAGCGCTCTAAACAAAAAAAAGTACGAGAAGGATTATGAAGGAAGCTACAGGATGCGTTGGACCATATCCAAAATAAGTGGTGATGGGAACGTAACAGTAGTTGGCTATCAGAACGGCGATACTCTGGAACTGTGCGAAGATATGGATGCCCTCTCAGTCGAAGATGAATATATGGACGAAGAGGAATTCAACAAAAAAGCTATCCCTCCCCACAGAAATAAAGGAGCTGCTATAATGATGTGGTGCTTTTCAGCATTATTCCTGATCCTTGGAATCAGAAATGTGATCTTGATAAGAAAGGCAAAGGCCCAGGGTGAGGCGTTGAAATAAAGATAATTGTTTAGAATATCAGAATGTTGAAAAAGTATGGATTTAGCTGAGGCTGTCACACTACGGTGTGGCAGCTTTTATAATGCCTTAGAAAGCTCTATAAACGGCTTGTTCACAAACTGCCACGATGATAATATATACTAGTTATTTTATCTAGGGGAGAATTACAAGATATGAGAAAAGAATTTTTTCATGGTGGGAAACGGCTGATTTCAGCTATACTAATTACTACTTGTTTAACTGCGTGCAGCGCTGACGATACTTTTTCAAATAAAGATGCAACAGAAGAAACTAGTACTGAAAATAGCACAAATGATAGCAGCGCTGATTCTGATATTATCATCGATTCAGTAACATGGGATGATTCTTCGGCAAAGCCTTCAGGAAATGGAGAAAATACCCAAATCTTTTTTAACATGAGCGATGGTAGTATACAGACTTTCGAGTCTGATATTCCAATTTCTGTCAAAGAGTTGCAGATGGTTGACCTTGATAATGATGGAACTGATGATTATGTTATCTTGGGCTATTTTGCCAATACGGATACAGAGTATCAGATCATATATGCATATACTTTTGAAGATGGGAAAGTTTCACAGTTGTTCCCTGTAAGCGGAATAGAAAGTGTTGATGATGACGTACTGTACGACTGCCAGATTAGAGATGTAAAGCTTGATTATCCAGTCAATGAGACTGTGAACGGACTTGAACTTAAATCTTTTGGCAAAGTTGAGGGGATGGTCTACCAAGAAGCATATAAGATTATCTATTGTAAAGACAATGAATGGAATATTGATTTCAACAATGAAGGTGAAGATGCCGCTTATAGAACTGTTATTTCATCACGCGACAAGGATTTCATAAATATAGATGAAGAGTCATCAAAATTGTATCAGGCATTTCTGGATGGAAGTGAAAAGGTAACTTTTGATACAAGATGCGATAATAGTGAGGGTGATTATCTTTCACGGAAACTTACAGACGGAGAAGGATATACTTTTGATGAAATTGTGGATTCACTAATTTATGATGATGAGTCAATTGAAGACATTACCGACACATATATTGATTGTGGTTTAGATGGCGATTATGAAATGGTTGTGAGTGTTTCATTTAATATTGACTTCAGTTTTGATATGGTGATCAAGAATATTGATGGTTGTCTGAAAATGTGCTATTTCAAAGAAAGTTGGAGCAGATCTCACACTACTATCTACTACAACGGAGTAGTATATTCTTATGGATCTTCTGGAGCAGATTCTCATGGTACACATGAAGGCTTTATAAATGCTGATGGTGAGTATAAACATTGGTATGACAAATCTGAAGATGGCCAGTACGATTATGATAATGACGGAATATACTCGGTTCGTCTATTTATAAACCATGAATCTGTTAATCTTACATTTGATATTCCTGAAGTCGCATGTATGTATAGTGAAGAGATATCATATGGAGATGACGGTGAGTATGATTACTTCTATTTTGAAATTTGGGGTATGTATGGTGATGAGCTCACATATGATCCCAATAATCCTGATGACCCATATGAAGTGATCATAAAAGAGTGCGAAAAGAATGGTGTTAAAGTTGTTAGTAAGGAAGAACACGAAAAGAAGCTGAAAGAGCGCAAACAGGAAATCGGCCTTACTGATGAGATTTATGAGTATGGGTACGAATATCTGCCGGAAGATGAATAAGACTGGAACATAAATAAGGAGTAATTTATGTACTTGAGCAGGGGCTTGATAATCTTGATGAAGATAACCTGAAAGAAATGCTGATATTCGCCAATGCTGCGGCATCAATCGTTACTACAAGAAAAGGCGCTTTGAAAGTGATGCCGTCAAAAGAGGATATACTGAATCTGCTGTACTCGTAATTAACAGAGGTTCTGGTCATTTCATACGATTGGTTCTGTTCAGGAAATATTATGATCTTGAAATGAAGAGGTTTCTGCTCTGGTTGGCTTTT
Coding sequences within it:
- a CDS encoding glycoside hydrolase family 2 TIM barrel-domain containing protein, producing the protein MERILLDQGWEFRKGFLDMVETLEDGNGVLVNLPHDAMIGGAVTSDAPGRFDMGYFKGSIVNYTKKIDIPKEWEGDCVFLCFDGAMSNASIDINGYKVTSQHYGYAPFYADLTDYVTFGQLNRITVNLNTSMQENSRWYTGTGLYRSVELCHRPKVHVAEIGIYVYTKEIGDVSFDGESDRAEYALIEAEATIENASDKNRLVQVVLEMKQEGSSDVIKKACSAVYVSKGSSEIASFSFAIDNPKLWDADNPNLYEVTVRVQNLGEYRTHLIPEEDERIDESRTLFGIRMLSVDAKRGLRINGKSIKLKGGCLHHDNGLLGAVSLYEAEVRKIRKLKELGYNAVRTAHNPPSAALLEACARLGMYVFDEAFDAWNMAKRSGDYSQYFATDWNKDLTSFVKRDRNNPAVIIWSTGNEIPERGGLGGGYKTASMLARAFRKLDTTRPVSNALCSMWSGLDDELARCQDHQQNASAKGDDILWEKVTEPFANGLDIVGYNYLEDLYEKDHDMFPDRVMLGTETFPKEIGFRWPFVEEHSYVIGDFTWTAWDYLGEAGIGKTVYVDNDDPLVKRGPWAVMPYETSPYPWRCANDADFDITGRLMPQGEYRSIAWHSDKTFVYSKHPDTFGKVEICGMWGFPYVEKSWNYKGYEGKNIEIVVFSGADEVEVLVNGKSIGTKRTDLDKRFPNAASFETIYENGIVEAISYKDGKEISRDKISTTKAPSGIRLVPEKNDLRADGHDLSYVGIEVVDDEGNVVPDSNAVITVEVTGPAILAGLGSGNPVTEENYTDSIAESYKGRAMAVIRSGYEEGGVVLTVRAEIRGLERMETSLSLTVKSNEVGVKSSF
- a CDS encoding DUF1622 domain-containing protein; this translates as METVISVADNYIYYIVELCTIIMELFGVMILVFTAIKSFAEWLKKDENIRLHLAQGIALALEFKLGGEVLRTVVVREWSELGILGAIILLRGVLTFLIHWEIKNEKNEIAQKE